The proteins below come from a single Procambarus clarkii isolate CNS0578487 chromosome 54, FALCON_Pclarkii_2.0, whole genome shotgun sequence genomic window:
- the LOC123750008 gene encoding uncharacterized protein — MTNSSWLILWTTLVISQVLVVAQLVNPASPYGSQTRGPGGVGSASSQGSSDQHGSGSVVRGGLGSGPVLGAGIGLGSSQGVGINLGQGIGSGPAGSSGQGIGGSGDRPGQVSSGPLASSSSSGPAPYAGARYGSPQVSRVDAVFNPTVTQLFTIDRFVTLTDQAFQSVAVTLTSLTVQTVTTGTRAVVQTPVDDRVALQTTVVVRPSTLTVTYVQSDFRIVTERSLDYVTIAHTSYVIMQTTYTTTATQVLSYTTTLVRTNINTKSTVFTDYRTVTDTVLVPGARYGYRQL; from the exons ATGACCAACAGTTCCTGGCTAATATTGTGGACAACCCTGGTAATCTCCCAGGTGCTTGTCGTTGCCCAACTTGTTAAC CCTGCCTCTCCTTATGGCAGTCAgaccagaggaccaggaggtgtggGTAGTGCCAGCTCTCAGGGGTCATCAGATCAACATGGCAGCGGTTCAGTAGTACGTGGCGGCCTGGGCAGCGGTCCAGTTCTGGGTGCTGGAATAGGACTTGGCAGCAGTCAAGGAGTAGGTATTAACCTTGGCCAAGGAATCGGCAGCGGTCCAGCTGGCAGTTCTGGTCAAGGAATTGGCGGGAGTGGTGACAGGCCTGGACAGGTTAGCAGTGGACCTCTCGCTTCCTCTAGCAGTAGCGGTCCGGCTCCTTACGCTGGGGCTAGGTATGGCAGTCCACAAGTGAGTAGAGTTGACGCAGTATTTAACCCCACTGTCACCCAGCTCTTCACCATCGACCGCTTCGTCACCCTAACTGATCAGGCTTTCCAGAGTGTGGCTGTCACcctcacttcactcaccgttcagACTGTCACCACTGGAACACGCGCG GTGGTACAGACGCCGGTGGATGACCGTGTCGCCCTCCAGACAACGGTAGTTGTCAGACCTTCAACATTAACGGTCACGTACGTGCAGTCAGACTTCAGAATTGTGACTGAAAGATCTTTAGACTACGTGACCATCGCCCACACCTCTTACGTCATCATGCAGACTACCTATACTACTACTGCTACCCAAGT GCTGTCGTACACGACAACGCTGGTGAGAACAAACATCAATACTAAGAGCACAGTGTTCACGGACTACCGCACAGTCACCGACACGGTCCTCGTCCCCGGAGCTCGCTACGGTTATAGACAGCTTTAG